A portion of the Gemmatimonadaceae bacterium genome contains these proteins:
- a CDS encoding ATP-binding cassette domain-containing protein yields the protein MAPPVLVLRSLWSAWTTKRGVGGHHARAAISVSLEPGQWLVVIGWNGAGKSTLLRGIAGSAPVCGGRVEVDGRHLRPHSRFDRFRVGMVYVAQEPALPGTDQSWSDAVALAMGSRPGLYNEAALMSLKNQFTELGLVKDDRIVSPLFDLVTGILSAPSVLILDEIDARAKSALRHDDGYLALKSLLPMTAVVLVEHDVAAGLKAADRVLLLHRRKPPSVISPSEAVALLIHNETVAPPTPSDAHRLPYYCDAERLLELDNDPIRLLRRAMMAGRVVNVRQWIKRMITDWPFVQAPEIGQLSGGQRIILCALAAAAAGIGQFDERLVDHVHRDSRVLLRKYRTALSSVTARERDSSRPEQQLSPRTDV from the coding sequence ATGGCACCGCCCGTGCTCGTGTTGCGAAGTCTATGGAGCGCGTGGACAACGAAGCGCGGCGTTGGCGGCCATCACGCGCGGGCAGCCATCTCGGTGTCGCTGGAGCCCGGACAGTGGCTTGTGGTGATTGGGTGGAACGGGGCTGGCAAGAGCACGCTATTACGTGGGATTGCTGGCAGCGCGCCGGTCTGCGGCGGACGCGTGGAGGTGGACGGGCGCCACCTCCGACCGCACTCGCGCTTCGATCGGTTCAGAGTCGGCATGGTCTACGTTGCCCAGGAGCCGGCGCTGCCCGGGACTGACCAGTCTTGGTCGGATGCTGTGGCTCTTGCGATGGGCTCACGGCCCGGCCTCTACAACGAAGCGGCTCTGATGAGCCTTAAGAATCAGTTCACAGAATTGGGCCTAGTCAAGGACGACCGGATCGTTTCCCCGCTGTTCGACTTAGTAACCGGCATACTATCCGCCCCAAGCGTGCTAATCCTAGACGAGATCGATGCGCGTGCGAAATCCGCCCTCCGCCACGATGACGGCTACCTAGCTCTTAAGTCACTATTGCCAATGACTGCAGTCGTTTTGGTCGAGCATGATGTGGCAGCCGGATTGAAAGCCGCGGATCGCGTCCTATTGCTTCACCGTCGCAAGCCGCCATCTGTTATCTCTCCGTCCGAAGCGGTGGCACTGTTGATTCACAATGAGACCGTTGCGCCACCGACACCGAGTGATGCCCATAGGCTACCATACTATTGTGATGCCGAACGATTGCTCGAGCTCGATAATGACCCGATACGCCTGCTGAGGCGCGCAATGATGGCGGGGCGGGTGGTGAACGTGCGTCAATGGATCAAACGAATGATCACCGACTGGCCATTCGTCCAGGCGCCGGAGATTGGGCAACTTAGTGGCGGACAGCGCATCATACTTTGTGCGCTTGCGGCAGCGGCTGCAGGGATAGGCCAGTTTGATGAACGCTTAGTCGATCATGTTCACCGTGACAGCCGAGTATTGCTACGGAAGTATAGGACGGCCCTCAGCTCTGTCACGGCGCGGGAGCGAGATTCTAGCAGGCCGGAACAGCAATTGTCACCGCGTACAGATGTCTGA
- the brxL gene encoding BREX system Lon protease-like protein BrxL, with protein MTITLDALDTLAASAFEGFVVRKDLVRKYARQYPVPTYVVEFLLGRYCASTDEREIQEGLEIVENQLRDRTVRSGEQELFKARAREKGSVKLIDLIKARLDAKNDCYLVELSSVGLRDVRIPDAMVRENERMLTDGFYAEVTLGYDAIVAQEQGGRPFAVDGIRPIQMSKSDIIETLNRGRQALSTDEWKDLLIRSVGLEPSSLNDRAKKVLFLRMVSFVERNYNLVELGPRGTGKSHLFQQISPYSHLISGGKATVAKMFVNNANGQRGLVCQYDVVCFDEVAGISFDQKDGVNIMKGYMAAGQFSRGKENIRAEGSIVMLGNLDVDVEQQQRAGHLLSALPPEMRDDTAFMDRLHAYAAGWEFPKLNPNQHLTDRFGLVSDFLSECWSKLRNGSRASVMQGRIYLGGALSGRDIEAVSKTVSGLTKLLYPDPSVSPSDEDLEWMVRLALESRRRVKEQQKRVFKSEFRNTHFSYTLGADGVEQFVSTPELHSDEAIEGDPLPPGQVWAVSPGTGETGPGLCRVEVTSGPGGGVRILNQPTPAAFRESVKVGEQNLYQRAKELVGDRDPREHEFSVQLRAFDADKSGNGVGVAVLVALAGSLLGRNTRGGTLVVGSLNLGGSVDLLRNAVAIAELAVDKQAQTLLMPVSARRQLNDLPDEMWTRIGIEFYKDASDAVFKALVE; from the coding sequence ATGACCATTACGCTGGACGCGCTCGATACGCTCGCGGCGTCCGCCTTTGAAGGATTTGTGGTGCGCAAGGATCTTGTACGGAAGTACGCACGCCAGTATCCGGTGCCCACCTACGTCGTCGAGTTCCTCCTTGGGCGGTACTGCGCCAGCACGGACGAGCGGGAGATTCAGGAAGGATTGGAGATCGTCGAGAACCAGTTGCGCGACCGCACTGTCCGCTCAGGCGAGCAGGAGTTGTTCAAGGCGAGGGCGCGAGAGAAGGGGTCGGTGAAACTGATCGACCTCATCAAGGCTCGCCTCGACGCCAAGAACGATTGTTATCTCGTTGAGCTGTCTAGTGTCGGTTTGCGCGATGTGCGCATTCCGGACGCGATGGTACGCGAGAATGAGCGCATGCTCACCGATGGCTTTTATGCCGAGGTGACGCTGGGATATGACGCGATCGTGGCGCAGGAGCAGGGGGGACGGCCGTTCGCGGTTGACGGCATCCGACCGATTCAGATGTCAAAGTCGGATATCATCGAGACGCTGAACCGTGGGCGCCAGGCCCTCAGCACGGACGAGTGGAAGGACTTGTTGATCCGATCGGTGGGTCTGGAGCCGTCGTCGCTGAATGACCGCGCCAAGAAAGTCCTGTTCTTGCGCATGGTGTCGTTCGTCGAGCGCAACTACAACCTCGTGGAGCTCGGCCCGCGAGGCACGGGCAAGAGTCATCTGTTCCAGCAAATCTCGCCGTACTCCCACCTGATTTCAGGCGGAAAGGCGACGGTGGCCAAGATGTTCGTCAACAACGCCAACGGGCAGCGGGGCCTCGTGTGCCAGTATGACGTCGTCTGTTTCGACGAGGTTGCCGGCATCTCGTTCGATCAAAAGGACGGCGTCAACATCATGAAGGGGTACATGGCGGCCGGGCAGTTCAGCCGCGGCAAGGAGAATATCCGGGCCGAGGGTTCGATTGTGATGCTCGGCAACCTGGACGTGGACGTGGAGCAGCAGCAGCGCGCTGGCCATTTGCTCAGCGCGTTGCCGCCGGAGATGCGCGACGACACCGCATTCATGGACCGGCTCCATGCGTATGCCGCCGGCTGGGAGTTTCCCAAGCTCAATCCCAATCAGCATCTCACGGATCGGTTTGGACTGGTGAGCGATTTTCTGAGCGAATGTTGGAGCAAGCTCCGGAATGGCAGCCGTGCGTCAGTGATGCAGGGTCGGATCTATCTGGGCGGCGCGCTGAGCGGACGCGACATTGAAGCGGTCAGCAAGACCGTCAGCGGTCTCACCAAGCTGCTCTATCCCGATCCGTCGGTATCACCGTCGGATGAAGATCTCGAGTGGATGGTTCGGCTCGCACTGGAATCCCGCAGACGCGTGAAGGAACAGCAGAAGCGCGTCTTCAAGAGCGAGTTTCGGAACACGCACTTCAGTTACACGTTGGGAGCGGATGGCGTGGAACAGTTCGTGTCAACGCCGGAGCTCCATAGCGACGAAGCCATTGAAGGGGACCCTCTACCGCCGGGGCAGGTGTGGGCCGTGAGCCCAGGCACTGGTGAGACCGGTCCGGGGCTCTGCCGAGTTGAGGTGACCTCAGGGCCAGGCGGGGGCGTCCGGATTCTCAATCAGCCGACACCGGCCGCGTTCCGCGAGAGCGTCAAGGTGGGCGAGCAGAACCTCTACCAACGGGCGAAAGAGCTTGTTGGTGACCGCGACCCGCGCGAGCACGAGTTCAGCGTGCAGTTGCGGGCGTTCGACGCGGACAAGAGCGGGAATGGGGTGGGCGTCGCGGTGCTTGTGGCGTTGGCGGGATCGCTGCTTGGTCGCAATACACGGGGGGGAACACTCGTGGTTGGCTCTCTAAACCTGGGCGGTTCCGTCGATCTGTTGCGAAACGCGGTGGCGATTGCGGAACTGGCGGTGGACAAGCAGGCGCAGACGCTATTGATGCCCGTTTCGGCGCGGCGGCAGTTGAATGATTTGCCTGACGAGATGTGGACGCGGATTGGGATTGAGTTCTACAAAGATGCGTCGGATGCGGTGTTCAAGGCGTTGGTGGAGTAG